AACATCAGCACGAACAGCACCGGCGTGATCGTGACGTCGATGAGCTGCTCGGGCACGTGCTTGACCTTGAGCATGCCGCGCCAGCCGAAGGTGAGCGCCGTGGACAGCGGGCCGGGGCGCGGTGGGCGCGCCGTCGAGGCGATGGCCCGGCGGACGGCGGCCGTGTCGGTGTCGGTCGCGGGTGCGGTGGCGGTCATGACGCCTGCTCCAGGGTCGGGGCGGACTCCTCGGCGGGGTGGCCGGTGAGGGACAGGAACACCTCGTCCAGGCTGGGCTGGTCCAGGGAGAAGTCGGCCAGGCCGATGCCGGCCCGCCCGAGCTCGCCGACCGCGGTCGCCGCGCGGTCGGCGTCGCTGCACGCCACCGACAGGGCGGCCGGGTCCGGCTCCCGAGTCACCGTGCCGACGACGGCCTCCAGGAGCCGCGCGGCCTCCGGGCGGCGGGCCGGGTCCAGCAGCCGCACGTGCAGCGCCCCGGTGCCGACCGAGGCCTTGAGCTGGCCCGGGGTGCCCTCGGCGATCACCCGGCCGCGGTCGATGACCACGATGCCGTCGGCGAGCTGGTCGGCCTCCTCCAGGTACTGGGTGCACAGCAGCACCGTCGTCCCCTCGGCCACCAGCGCCCGGACGATCTCCCACACCTGGTTGCGCGAGCGCGGGTCCAGCCCGGTCGTCGGCTCGTCGAGGAAGGCCAGCTGCGGCGTGACGACGATGCTCGCGGCGA
This window of the Geodermatophilus sp. DSM 44513 genome carries:
- a CDS encoding ATP-binding cassette domain-containing protein produces the protein MTSGSTLAIEATGLAKSYGATRAVAGVDLAVPAGAIYGVLGPNGAGKTTTIRMLATIVPPDAGTARVLGHDVVTEADAVRGLVSLTGQLASVDEELTGRENLVLIGRLLGHRRAAARARADELLEAFGIAGAAGKLAKHYSGGMRRRLDIAASIVVTPQLAFLDEPTTGLDPRSRNQVWEIVRALVAEGTTVLLCTQYLEEADQLADGIVVIDRGRVIAEGTPGQLKASVGTGALHVRLLDPARRPEAARLLEAVVGTVTREPDPAALSVACSDADRAATAVGELGRAGIGLADFSLDQPSLDEVFLSLTGHPAEESAPTLEQAS